A segment of the Bradyrhizobium sp. CCBAU 53340 genome:
ACAGCTCGTAGATCTCGCCGTCGAAGTGCAGGCTGCGGGCGCGGTTGCGGCCGTAATTGGCGTAGCCCGCGATCTTGTCGCCGAACACGAGCACACTGACGCGGCTGCCCTTGCGGATCGCGCTGTCCCACCATTGCGGACCGCGGCGGTTGATCAGCTTCTCCAGCTCGGCGCCGGGAATGATGCCCTGATAGGCCGAGCGCCAGGCTTCGTCATGGGTGGACGCCACCGCAGTTGCATCTGCAGCTTTGGCCGGCCGGACCTCGATCAGGGTTGTGCTCATGGACGCGATCAAACCAAGTCGCCGCCCTGGCGGCAAGACCTATCGTTAATTATCGGTTAACCTGTGGACTTTCTGCATCAGTATTTTGACCATGTTGTACCGAAAGAAGACAAGTGGCCAGTTCGAACGGCACCGGCGTGCCGTACATCAGTGCAAAACTGCTTTGCGACAACCAATGAACCGCAATGGCAGCGCAGAAAGTCCGCCCCAAATGATTCGTTCCTACTAATGTGGACATCGCTGTCCGTGCACGCCTTCGGCAATTCATGCGGCTCTTCAACACAGTTGCGCTCCTGCCTTTGCTGACCCTGCTAACCGCGCCGCCTCTGTGCGCACAGGTCACGTTCGGGCCATCGGGCCCGGAAGGAGAGCCGCTTCGCCGCCAGGACTGGCGCGTGCCGTCGCCGGATACCGACATTGCCGCACGCGCGCTGTTGTTTCGCCCCGCAGGCACTGGTCCCTTCCGGCTCGCCGTGATCGCACATGCGTCGACGCAGAACGTGCTCCGTCGCGCGCAAATGCCGCAGCCCGACTATCGCGCGCTGTCCGCGTTTCTGGTCGCGCGCGGTTTTGCCGTGCTGGTGCCGGAGCGGCTCGGCCATGGCGCGACCGGCGGCCGCTATATCGAGGACCAGGGCGGCTGCGACGAAGCGGACTATGTCCGCGCGGGCCGAGCCACCGCCCAAGAGATATTGTTCGCATCAAAATATCTGCAGAAGCAGGATTTTATTCGCAAGGATGCCGCGGTCGTGATCGGCCATTCGGCCGGCGGTTGGGGCGCGCTCGCGCTCGCAAATGGTGATCCGAAAGAAATATCCGCGATCATTGCCTTTGCACCCGGGCGCGGCGGTCACGCCAATGATGAACCGAACAAGATCTGCGCGCCGCATACGCTCCTCGCCGCCGCGGCCGAATTCGGCAAGGCGGCGCGCATTCCCGTCACGTCGCTGGTCGCAGCCAATGACAGCTATTTCTCGCCGGCATTCTCGAAAACTCTGGCGGATGCGTTTCGCAGCGACGGCGGCAAGGACGATCTCCGCACGCTGCCCGCCGTGGGGACCGAGGGCCACTGGATGATCGAGACCGAGGCAGGCGTTCAGGCCGCAACCAGCGAGCTCGCGCGGGCGCTGAACCTGCCCAAGCCCGCAGCGACCAAGAAGCCATGACGCTGTATTTCCTGGTCAAATATCTGCACGTGCTCGGCGCCATCGTCATCCTCGGCACCGGAACCGGCATCGCCTTTTTCATGCTGATGGCGCATCGCACTGACAGCGCCGATTTCATCGCGCGCACGGCGTCGGTGGTGGTGATTGCGGATACGATCTTCACGCTGTCGGCCGTGATCCTGCAACCGGTCACCGGCGGCTTGCTGATGATGCTCTCTGCCACATCGATCACTGAGCGCTGGATTCTGGCCTCGCTCGCGCTCTATGCCGTTGCGGGCATGTTCTGGATTCCCGTCGTCTTCATGCAGATCGAGATGCGCGATCTCGCGCGCAAGGCCGCCGAGCAAGGTGTCGCGCTGCCGGAGCGCTACTTCGTCCTGTTTCGCCGCTGGTTCGCGTTCGGCTTCCCCGGCTTCGGCGCCACGATGCTGATCCTGTGGTTGATGATCGCAAAGCCGTTCTGAGGGAAGTGATGAGCCAGCGAACCATTTTGGTGCTCGGAGCCTCCGGCCTGATCGGCCGCTTCGTCACCGACGATCTGCGCACGCGTGGTTTTCGCGTGGTCGGTCTCGCGCGCAGCCTGCTGCCGGCGCAGAAGACGAGCGCGCTCGATCTTGAGCGACCGATCCTGTCACTCGATGCCGCCGCGCTGGCGCGCCTGCTCAGCGAGCACGCCGTGGATGTCGTCGTGAATTGCCTCGGCGTGCTGCAGGACGGCCCCGGCAGCGACACCAATGCCGTGCATCGCGATTTCGTCGCGCGCCTGCTTCAAGCCATTGCCGGCAGCGGTCGTGCGATCCGGCTGGTGCACATCTCAATTCCCGGCAACGCTGATGCCGATCGTACCGCCTTCGCTACCACCAAGCGCGAGGCGGAGCGGCTGATCGCGGCCTCCGGCATCCCCCACGCCATCCTGCGGCCCGGCTTCGTGGTCGCGCCGTCAGCCTATGGCGGCAGCGCCATGCTGCGCGCGCTCGCCGCCTTCCCATTGGATCTGCCGGCGAAGGAAATGGCGACGCCTTTTCAGCCTGTCGCGGTCGATGATATCTCCGCGACCATCGCCTGGCTTGCCGCGCGCGACGTCGATGATGCCTCCGTCCGGGCCGTGAGCTGGGACCTCATGCAATCCGAACCGATCACGATGGCTGGCGTCATCAAGCAGTTTCGCCTTGCGTTCGGCACGGCCGGATGGCCGCACATCGCAATGCCTGACTTCATGCTCGATCTGGGCGCCAAGATCGGCGATCTCGCCAACAGGCTCGGCTGGATGCCGCCGATGCGCTCCACCGCCATCGCCGAGCTCCGCCGCGGCGTGCGAGGCGATCCCTCGGCGTGGATCGCCGCCACGGGCATCGTGCCCAGGACGCTGATGGAAGCGATCGGGCGCCATCCCGCCACCATCCAGGACGTCTGGTTCGCGCGGCTGTTCCTGATCAAGGCGCTGATCATTGCGAGCCTGGTCGCGTTCTGGCTCGTCTCCGGCTTCATCGCGCTGTTCGTGTCCTACCGCGCTGCCGCTGGTATTTTGACTGCGCACCATTTTCCGCCTTCGCTGGTCGATCCCATCACGACAGGCACCAGCCTGATGGACATGAGCATCGGCGTGCTGATTGCCTTCCGCCGCACCGCCGCGATCGGGCTCGTTGCCGGCATCGTCGCCTCGCTCGGCTACATGTTCGGCGCGGCGATCCTGACGCCAGATCTCTGGATCGAGCCGCTCGGCGCGCTCGTGAAGACAGGTCCGGCAATCGTGCTGATGCTCGTTGCGCTTCTGATGCTGGACAATCGCTGATGGCAAGATGGTCCGACGATGACGTGATCCTGTTCGACGGCGTCTGCATCTTCTGCTCGCGCTGGGTGCGGTTCGTCGCAAAGCGCGATACAGCGAAGCGATTCCGCTTCACGCCGATCCAGTCGGATTATGGTGCGACGCTCGCACGCACCTTCGGCATCGACCCCGATGATCCCGACACCAACGCCGTCGTCCATGGCGGCGAGGCGTTCCTGAAATCAGACGCTGCGCTGACAGTGCTGTCGCA
Coding sequences within it:
- a CDS encoding dienelactone hydrolase family protein is translated as MRLFNTVALLPLLTLLTAPPLCAQVTFGPSGPEGEPLRRQDWRVPSPDTDIAARALLFRPAGTGPFRLAVIAHASTQNVLRRAQMPQPDYRALSAFLVARGFAVLVPERLGHGATGGRYIEDQGGCDEADYVRAGRATAQEILFASKYLQKQDFIRKDAAVVIGHSAGGWGALALANGDPKEISAIIAFAPGRGGHANDEPNKICAPHTLLAAAAEFGKAARIPVTSLVAANDSYFSPAFSKTLADAFRSDGGKDDLRTLPAVGTEGHWMIETEAGVQAATSELARALNLPKPAATKKP
- a CDS encoding thiol-disulfide oxidoreductase DCC family protein, with protein sequence MARWSDDDVILFDGVCIFCSRWVRFVAKRDTAKRFRFTPIQSDYGATLARTFGIDPDDPDTNAVVHGGEAFLKSDAALTVLSHLPGWGWVRALFAVPKPLRDFVYSLIAHNRYRIFGKYDVCFVPDADLRARVIE
- a CDS encoding SDR family oxidoreductase; amino-acid sequence: MSQRTILVLGASGLIGRFVTDDLRTRGFRVVGLARSLLPAQKTSALDLERPILSLDAAALARLLSEHAVDVVVNCLGVLQDGPGSDTNAVHRDFVARLLQAIAGSGRAIRLVHISIPGNADADRTAFATTKREAERLIAASGIPHAILRPGFVVAPSAYGGSAMLRALAAFPLDLPAKEMATPFQPVAVDDISATIAWLAARDVDDASVRAVSWDLMQSEPITMAGVIKQFRLAFGTAGWPHIAMPDFMLDLGAKIGDLANRLGWMPPMRSTAIAELRRGVRGDPSAWIAATGIVPRTLMEAIGRHPATIQDVWFARLFLIKALIIASLVAFWLVSGFIALFVSYRAAAGILTAHHFPPSLVDPITTGTSLMDMSIGVLIAFRRTAAIGLVAGIVASLGYMFGAAILTPDLWIEPLGALVKTGPAIVLMLVALLMLDNR
- a CDS encoding GNAT family N-acetyltransferase — encoded protein: MSTTLIEVRPAKAADATAVASTHDEAWRSAYQGIIPGAELEKLINRRGPQWWDSAIRKGSRVSVLVFGDKIAGYANYGRNRARSLHFDGEIYELYLRPEFQGLGFGRRLFAAARRDLMQSNLKSMVVWALSDNDPATEFYRALGGRMVARSSERFGPKSLDKVAFAWTN
- a CDS encoding DUF2269 domain-containing protein — protein: MTLYFLVKYLHVLGAIVILGTGTGIAFFMLMAHRTDSADFIARTASVVVIADTIFTLSAVILQPVTGGLLMMLSATSITERWILASLALYAVAGMFWIPVVFMQIEMRDLARKAAEQGVALPERYFVLFRRWFAFGFPGFGATMLILWLMIAKPF